Proteins encoded by one window of Culicoides brevitarsis isolate CSIRO-B50_1 chromosome 2, AGI_CSIRO_Cbre_v1, whole genome shotgun sequence:
- the LOC134832915 gene encoding BUB3-interacting and GLEBS motif-containing protein ZNF207 isoform X1 codes for MGRKKRKLTKPWCWYCNREFDDEKILVQHQKAKHFKCHICHKKLYTGPGLSIHCMQVHKESIDKVPNALPNRSNIEIEIYGMEGIPAEDIKEHERQKGGQGGASGTKSDSDDEDGPSSKKSKGDMTAGTSGATPGAIPGMPAGMAQPNLLVPQQFAGQFPMQFMPPYMQHPGMPPMMMRPPLFPAGAAAAVSSTIVGAPKPTFPAYSAATISAPPTTNNGNANSASNSSNNNGTSSNTSSKSAASGQATNGEQAPTKSINTTGTSTKIMHPAEDLSLEELKARKPLYVQKVRAAQICATQSAIATANSNAVNSSTPNSVSTTPVSESYVPITSMPSQMKDQQQQPRMMTPQEQVQAVQAAVAANQQKQLADEINRAAIIQRIQAARPAAAMQQMGMVQAALGGPMHFMPQMMRQGLPQGLLPGQMIRPPMGGPPMGFGQPGLLTPMPGMAMAPGMGMMFPGHPMFPMGLPRFR; via the exons ATGGGTCGTAAAAAGAGAAAGTTAACGAAACCGTGGTGCTG GTATTGCAACCGCGAGTTTGACGACGAGAAAATTCTGGTGCAACATCAGAAAGCGAAGCATTTCAAGTGTCACATTTGCCACAAGAAGCTGTACACGGGTCCCGGCTTGTCCATTCACTGCATGCAAGTGCACAAAGAGTCAATTGATAAGGTGCCGAACGCCCTGCCGAATCGCAGCAACATTGAAATCGAGATTTACGGCATGGAGGGAATTCCGGCGGAAGATATCAAGGAGCACGAACGTCAAAAAGGCGGTCAGGGCGGCGCAAGTGGCACAAAAAGTGATTCAGATGACGAAGATGGTCCCTCGTCGAAGAAGAGTAAAGGTGACATGACAGCAGGAACATCGGGCGCCACACCTGGAGCAATTCCCGGGATGCCCGCTGGCATGGCTCAACCCAATTTACTCGTGCCTCAACAGTTTGCCGGCCAATTTCCGATGCAATTTATGCCGCCGTACATGCAGCATCCCGGCATGCCTCCGATGATGATGCGACCTCCGCTATTTCCAGCGGGCGCCGCAGCTGCTGTGAGCAGCACAATCGTAGGAGCACCGAAACCAACGTTTCCCGCATATTCGGCAGCGACAATTTCGGCGCCGCCTACCACAAATAACGGAAATGCCAATAGTGCAAGCAATAGTAGCAATAATAACGGTACCTCGAGTAACACGAGCAGTAAATCAGCGGCTAGTGGACAGGCGACAAATGGCGAACAGGCACCCACAAAATCCATCAACACGACAGGCACGAGTACAAAAATTATGCATCCCGCGGAAGATTTGAGCTTGGAGGAGCTGAAAGCACGCAAACCGTTATATGTGCAGAAAGTGAGGGCGGCGCAGATTTGCGCGACACAATCGGCAATCGCGACCGCAAACAGTAATGCCGTAAATTCTTCCACGCCAAATTCCGTGTCCACGACACCTGTGAGTGAGAGTTACGTTCCGATCACGTCAATGCCTTCGCAGATGAAAGATCAGCAACAGCAACCGCGCATGATGACGCCACAAGaa CAAGTACAAGCGGTACAAGCAGCTGTCGCTGCAAACCAACAAAAACAATTAGCTGATGAAATAAATCGAGCAGCGATTATCCAAAGAATTCAAGCAGCACGACCCGCTGCCGCGATGCAACAAATGGGCATG gtTCAAGCAGCACTTGGTGGTCCAATGCATTTCATGCCGCAAATGATGCGACAAGGACTTCCGCAAGGCCTTCTGCCTGGCCAGATGATTCGACCACCAATGGGAGGCCCGCCAATGGGATTCGGACAACCAG GACTACTAACGCCAATGCCCGGCATGGCAATGGCACCCGGCATGGGTATGATGTTTCCCGGACACCCGATGTTCCCCATGGGCTTACCACGATTTAGATGA
- the LOC134832915 gene encoding BUB3-interacting and GLEBS motif-containing protein ZNF207 isoform X3: MGRKKRKLTKPWCWYCNREFDDEKILVQHQKAKHFKCHICHKKLYTGPGLSIHCMQVHKESIDKVPNALPNRSNIEIEIYGMEGIPAEDIKEHERQKGGQGGASGTKSDSDDEDGPSSKKSKGDMTAGTSGATPGAIPGMPAGMAQPNLLVPQQFAGQFPMQFMPPYMQHPGMPPMMMRPPLFPAGAAAAVSSTIVGAPKPTFPAYSAATISAPPTTNNGNANSASNSSNNNGTSSNTSSKSAASGQATNGEQAPTKSINTTGTSTKIMHPAEDLSLEELKARKPLYVQKVRAAQICATQSAIATANSNAVNSSTPNSVSTTPVSESYVPITSMPSQMKDQQQQPRMMTPQEVQAALGGPMHFMPQMMRQGLPQGLLPGQMIRPPMGGPPMGFGQPGLLTPMPGMAMAPGMGMMFPGHPMFPMGLPRFR, translated from the exons ATGGGTCGTAAAAAGAGAAAGTTAACGAAACCGTGGTGCTG GTATTGCAACCGCGAGTTTGACGACGAGAAAATTCTGGTGCAACATCAGAAAGCGAAGCATTTCAAGTGTCACATTTGCCACAAGAAGCTGTACACGGGTCCCGGCTTGTCCATTCACTGCATGCAAGTGCACAAAGAGTCAATTGATAAGGTGCCGAACGCCCTGCCGAATCGCAGCAACATTGAAATCGAGATTTACGGCATGGAGGGAATTCCGGCGGAAGATATCAAGGAGCACGAACGTCAAAAAGGCGGTCAGGGCGGCGCAAGTGGCACAAAAAGTGATTCAGATGACGAAGATGGTCCCTCGTCGAAGAAGAGTAAAGGTGACATGACAGCAGGAACATCGGGCGCCACACCTGGAGCAATTCCCGGGATGCCCGCTGGCATGGCTCAACCCAATTTACTCGTGCCTCAACAGTTTGCCGGCCAATTTCCGATGCAATTTATGCCGCCGTACATGCAGCATCCCGGCATGCCTCCGATGATGATGCGACCTCCGCTATTTCCAGCGGGCGCCGCAGCTGCTGTGAGCAGCACAATCGTAGGAGCACCGAAACCAACGTTTCCCGCATATTCGGCAGCGACAATTTCGGCGCCGCCTACCACAAATAACGGAAATGCCAATAGTGCAAGCAATAGTAGCAATAATAACGGTACCTCGAGTAACACGAGCAGTAAATCAGCGGCTAGTGGACAGGCGACAAATGGCGAACAGGCACCCACAAAATCCATCAACACGACAGGCACGAGTACAAAAATTATGCATCCCGCGGAAGATTTGAGCTTGGAGGAGCTGAAAGCACGCAAACCGTTATATGTGCAGAAAGTGAGGGCGGCGCAGATTTGCGCGACACAATCGGCAATCGCGACCGCAAACAGTAATGCCGTAAATTCTTCCACGCCAAATTCCGTGTCCACGACACCTGTGAGTGAGAGTTACGTTCCGATCACGTCAATGCCTTCGCAGATGAAAGATCAGCAACAGCAACCGCGCATGATGACGCCACAAGaa gtTCAAGCAGCACTTGGTGGTCCAATGCATTTCATGCCGCAAATGATGCGACAAGGACTTCCGCAAGGCCTTCTGCCTGGCCAGATGATTCGACCACCAATGGGAGGCCCGCCAATGGGATTCGGACAACCAG GACTACTAACGCCAATGCCCGGCATGGCAATGGCACCCGGCATGGGTATGATGTTTCCCGGACACCCGATGTTCCCCATGGGCTTACCACGATTTAGATGA
- the LOC134832915 gene encoding BUB3-interacting and GLEBS motif-containing protein ZNF207 isoform X2: MGRKKRKLTKPWCWYCNREFDDEKILVQHQKAKHFKCHICHKKLYTGPGLSIHCMQVHKESIDKVPNALPNRSNIEIEIYGMEGIPAEDIKEHERQKGGQGGASGTKSDSDDEDGPSSKKSKGDMTAGTSGATPGAIPGMPAGMAQPNLLVPQQFAGQFPMQFMPPYMQHPGMPPMMMRPPLFPAGAAAAVSSTIVGAPKPTFPAYSAATISAPPTTNNGNANSASNSSNNNGTSSNTSSKSAASGQATNGEQAPTKSINTTGTSTKIMHPAEDLSLEELKARKPLYVQKVRAAQICATQSAIATANSNAVNSSTPNSVSTTPVSESYVPITSMPSQMKDQQQQPRMMTPQEQVQAVQAAVAANQQKQLADEINRAAIIQRIQAARPAAAMQQMGMVQAALGGPMHFMPQMMRQGLPQGLLPGQMIRPPMGGPPMGFGQPAKNCT, from the exons ATGGGTCGTAAAAAGAGAAAGTTAACGAAACCGTGGTGCTG GTATTGCAACCGCGAGTTTGACGACGAGAAAATTCTGGTGCAACATCAGAAAGCGAAGCATTTCAAGTGTCACATTTGCCACAAGAAGCTGTACACGGGTCCCGGCTTGTCCATTCACTGCATGCAAGTGCACAAAGAGTCAATTGATAAGGTGCCGAACGCCCTGCCGAATCGCAGCAACATTGAAATCGAGATTTACGGCATGGAGGGAATTCCGGCGGAAGATATCAAGGAGCACGAACGTCAAAAAGGCGGTCAGGGCGGCGCAAGTGGCACAAAAAGTGATTCAGATGACGAAGATGGTCCCTCGTCGAAGAAGAGTAAAGGTGACATGACAGCAGGAACATCGGGCGCCACACCTGGAGCAATTCCCGGGATGCCCGCTGGCATGGCTCAACCCAATTTACTCGTGCCTCAACAGTTTGCCGGCCAATTTCCGATGCAATTTATGCCGCCGTACATGCAGCATCCCGGCATGCCTCCGATGATGATGCGACCTCCGCTATTTCCAGCGGGCGCCGCAGCTGCTGTGAGCAGCACAATCGTAGGAGCACCGAAACCAACGTTTCCCGCATATTCGGCAGCGACAATTTCGGCGCCGCCTACCACAAATAACGGAAATGCCAATAGTGCAAGCAATAGTAGCAATAATAACGGTACCTCGAGTAACACGAGCAGTAAATCAGCGGCTAGTGGACAGGCGACAAATGGCGAACAGGCACCCACAAAATCCATCAACACGACAGGCACGAGTACAAAAATTATGCATCCCGCGGAAGATTTGAGCTTGGAGGAGCTGAAAGCACGCAAACCGTTATATGTGCAGAAAGTGAGGGCGGCGCAGATTTGCGCGACACAATCGGCAATCGCGACCGCAAACAGTAATGCCGTAAATTCTTCCACGCCAAATTCCGTGTCCACGACACCTGTGAGTGAGAGTTACGTTCCGATCACGTCAATGCCTTCGCAGATGAAAGATCAGCAACAGCAACCGCGCATGATGACGCCACAAGaa CAAGTACAAGCGGTACAAGCAGCTGTCGCTGCAAACCAACAAAAACAATTAGCTGATGAAATAAATCGAGCAGCGATTATCCAAAGAATTCAAGCAGCACGACCCGCTGCCGCGATGCAACAAATGGGCATG gtTCAAGCAGCACTTGGTGGTCCAATGCATTTCATGCCGCAAATGATGCGACAAGGACTTCCGCAAGGCCTTCTGCCTGGCCAGATGATTCGACCACCAATGGGAGGCCCGCCAATGGGATTCGGACAACCAG CGAAAAATTGTACTTGA
- the LOC134829405 gene encoding repressor of RNA polymerase III transcription MAF1 homolog, which produces MKLLESSKFEALNSALSFQTGDTSMFARIESYSCKMAGNDKQLYKRFTSESSPNDLEALSPPQTLMDLSPHLARSSLSGDEGVTLCDTISRKTLFYLITTLNQAFEPDYDFSEAKSHEFSKEPSLDWVMRSIDGNLSAVACEQFNQLRNALWSTINEEIALKDCDIYSYNPDMSSDPYSEPGCLWSFNYFFYNKKMKRIVFFTCKALNPAYVDSSNSDFDMDEEGCY; this is translated from the exons atgaaacttCTCGAAAGCTCCAAATTCGAAGCCCTCAACTCGGCATTGTCCTTCCAAACGGGCGACACTTCCATGTTTGCCCGCATCGAAAGTTACAGCTGCAAGATGGCTGGCAACGACAAGCAATTGTACAAGCGGTTCACGTCCGAATCGTCGCCGAATGACTTGGAAGCGCTTTCGCCGCCGCAAACGCTGATGGATTTGTCGCCGCATCTCGCGCGCTCCAGCTTATCCGGCGATGAGGGCGTCACGCTATGTGACACAATTTCCCGGAAGACGTTGTTCTACTTGATTACGACGCTGAATCAGGCATTTGAGCCTGATTATGACTTTTCCGAGGCGAAG AGTCATGAGTTCAGCAAGGAACCTTCCCTGGACTGGGTCATGCGTTCCATCGATGGGAACTTGTCGGCCGTTGCCTGCGAGCAGTTTAATCAGTTGCGCAATGCGTTGTGGTCCACAATCAACGAGGAAATTGCATTGAAAGATTGCGACATCTACAGCTACAATCCGGACATGAGCTCGGATCCGTACAGCGAGCCCGGTTGCTTGTGGTCCTTCAACTATTTCTTCTACAACAAGAAAATGAAGCGGATTGTCTTCTTCACGTGCAAGGCACTAAA TCCCGCCTATGTTGACAGCTCCAACAGCGACTTCGACATGGACGAAGAAGGATGCTACTAG
- the LOC134828678 gene encoding gustatory receptor for sugar taste 64a-like, whose amino-acid sequence MSQQREWIANAIVMDNEVSNSKILEHHLNNVWMRALLISKIVPIFPVSGIMSQTPDQLRFHRRSFVYVINTIIIIVGIIDTILTINLVLQKKISVSSITAFAFFLVTVIANLLLRDLAGKWPALMMYWYKKEEVFLGYPYKQPKRNPTWVITLISAGICLMVCIEHVFYYLNGYNATKVNIEKCNFTGKVEFWQHMFHRERAHIYNVIPYSPWIVPLFQLENFAFSLSSSYIDIMLISISIGISTRFNQLNDRLKEDLLSIKTENEWLCMRQHYGNLSDLVRKVNKHISTLILLSCSNNLYFIVVYIFRSSTPRESAISQIHFYIVMSVLFVRTISMLFATSTINDSSKEIVNVLRRVPTNLWNIEVNRFIDQIEAQTVAFSGKSLFILTRKLILAFAGTIVTFEIALLDKVPKETTSKTFKCEFSF is encoded by the exons ATGTCGCAACAACGAGAATGGATCGCGAATGCCATTGTGATGGACAATGAAGTGAGCAATTCCAAGATTCTTGAACATCATTTGAACAATGTTTGGATGCGAG cTCTATTAATTAGCAAGATAGTTCCTATCTTTCCTGTAAGTGGCATCATGTCCCAAACACCTGACCAACTTCGATTCCATCGTCGAAGCTTCGTGTACGTAATCAACACAATAATCATCATTGTCGGCATCATCGACACCATTCTCACGATCAACTTGGTActccaaaagaaaatttccgtTTCATCCATTACCGCGTTTGCCTTTTTTCTCGTAACCGTTATCGCTAACTTACTTTTGCGAGATTTGGCTGGAAAATGGCCAGCATTGATGATGTATTGGTATAAAAAGGAAGAAGTTTTTCTCGGTTATCCCTACAAACAACCAAAGCGGAATCCAACATGGGTCATTACTCTAATTTCTGCCGGGATTTGCTTGATGGTGTGCATCGAACACGTTTTTTACTACTTGAACGGATACAATGCCACGAAAGTGAATATTGAAAAGTGCAATTTTACGGGAAAAGTCGAGTTTTGGCAACACATGTTTCATCGCGAACGGGCTCACATCTACAATGTCATCCCGTATAGTCCGTGGATCGTTCCATTATTTCAGTTGGagaattttgcattttccCTGTCATCCAGTTACATTGACATCATGTTAATTAGCATTTCGATTGGGATCAGTACACGTTTCAACCAGTTGAATGATCGCCTGAAAGAGGATTTATTATCGATCAAAACGGAGAACGAGTGGCTTTGCATGCGACAACATTATGGAAATCTTTCGGATCTCGTAagaaaagttaataaacaCATTTCCACCTTGATTCTCTTGTCGTGCAGCAATAATTTGTACTTTATTGTCGTTTATATCTTCAGGAGCTCCAc TCCACGTGAATCAGCAATCAGTCAAATTCACTTCTACATCGTCATGTCAGTGCTCTTCGTTCGTACAATTTCAATGTTATTCGCAACGTCAACCATTAACGACTCTTCGAAGGAAATTGTCAATGTTTTACGTCGAGTACCGACAAATTTATGGAATATCGAAGTAAATCGCTTCATTGATCAAATCGAGGCACAAACGGTCGCTTTCAGTGGCAAAAGTCTCTTCATCCtgacaagaaaattaattttggcg tttgcaGGAACAATTGTTACCTTTGAAATCGCCTTGTTGGATAAAGTTCCGAAGGAAACGACATCAAAGACGTTTAAATGTGAATTTagcttctaa